Proteins encoded in a region of the Streptomyces akebiae genome:
- the atzF gene encoding allophanate hydrolase: MPHSPTLTRVRTAYARIEAVDRPEIWIDLRPRAEAEAEAEAIDARLAAGAHLPLAGRLVAVKGNIDVHGLPTTAGCPAYAYTPDADAPVVARLRAAGALVLGTTNLDQFATGLVGTRSPYGAVRGAHDPSRVSGGSSAGSAVAVALGLVDFALGTDTAGSGRVPAAFNGIVGLKPTRGLVPTTGVVPACASIDCVTVFARTLPEAEQALAHMASPPDRTLPPLPPRTPGPWRVAVPPREQLGELDEGWAEAYEATVTRLRAAGADVRPLDLAPFTEAAAMLYQGAFVAERYTAVGAFVDKAIADGVDSLDPTVAGIITRARDIPAHRLFADQEQLAALRSRALAELADADALLLPTTPGHPTLAEVAADPLGANARLGRFTNSTNLFDLAAVAVPAGEVNGLPFGVMLIGPAFTDDRLARLAAELQPDTRLAVVGAHLSGQPLNPQLLSLGARLERTTTTAPVYRLHALRTEPPKPGLVHVGEGGAPIETEIWRLPAAGLGRLLTTLPRPMALGSVELSDGTRAPGFLCEPTALRDAPDITEHGGWRRYLAR; the protein is encoded by the coding sequence ATGCCCCACTCCCCCACCCTCACCAGAGTCCGCACCGCCTACGCCCGCATCGAAGCCGTCGACCGCCCCGAGATCTGGATCGACCTACGCCCCCGGGCCGAAGCGGAGGCCGAAGCAGAAGCCATCGACGCCCGCCTGGCCGCGGGCGCCCACCTCCCCCTCGCCGGCCGTCTCGTCGCCGTCAAGGGCAACATCGACGTCCACGGCCTGCCCACGACCGCCGGCTGCCCCGCGTACGCGTACACCCCGGACGCCGACGCCCCGGTCGTCGCCCGCCTCCGCGCGGCCGGCGCTCTCGTCCTCGGCACCACCAACCTCGACCAGTTCGCCACGGGCCTGGTCGGCACCCGCTCCCCGTACGGCGCCGTGCGGGGCGCCCACGACCCGTCCCGGGTCAGCGGCGGCTCCAGCGCGGGTTCGGCCGTGGCGGTGGCGCTGGGCCTCGTCGACTTCGCGCTCGGCACCGACACGGCGGGCTCCGGCAGGGTGCCCGCCGCGTTCAACGGCATCGTCGGCCTGAAGCCCACCCGGGGCCTGGTCCCCACCACCGGCGTGGTCCCGGCCTGCGCCTCGATCGACTGCGTCACGGTGTTCGCCCGCACCCTCCCGGAGGCGGAGCAGGCCCTCGCCCACATGGCCTCCCCGCCCGACCGCACCCTCCCGCCCCTCCCCCCGCGCACCCCGGGCCCCTGGCGCGTCGCGGTCCCCCCACGCGAGCAGCTGGGCGAGCTGGACGAGGGCTGGGCGGAGGCGTACGAGGCGACGGTGACCCGTCTGAGAGCCGCGGGCGCGGACGTACGCCCCCTGGACCTCGCCCCCTTCACCGAGGCGGCGGCCATGCTCTACCAGGGCGCTTTCGTGGCCGAGCGCTACACGGCGGTCGGCGCCTTCGTCGACAAGGCGATCGCGGACGGCGTCGACTCCCTGGACCCCACCGTCGCGGGGATCATCACCCGGGCCCGGGACATCCCGGCCCACCGGCTCTTCGCCGACCAAGAGCAGCTGGCCGCCCTGCGCAGCCGCGCGCTCGCCGAACTGGCCGACGCGGACGCCCTGTTGCTGCCGACGACACCGGGCCACCCCACGCTCGCCGAGGTGGCCGCCGACCCGCTGGGCGCCAACGCCCGCCTCGGCCGTTTCACCAACTCCACGAACCTCTTCGACCTGGCCGCGGTGGCCGTCCCCGCGGGCGAGGTGAACGGTCTCCCCTTCGGCGTGATGCTGATCGGCCCGGCCTTCACGGACGACCGCCTGGCCCGCCTCGCCGCAGAGCTCCAGCCGGACACCCGTCTGGCAGTCGTCGGCGCCCACCTCTCGGGCCAGCCGCTGAACCCCCAACTGCTGTCCCTGGGCGCCCGACTGGAGCGAACGACCACGACGGCCCCCGTCTACCGCCTCCACGCGCTGCGTACGGAACCGCCCAAGCCGGGCCTGGTCCACGTGGGCGAGGGCGGCGCCCCGATCGAGACCGAGATCTGGCGCCTCCCGGCAGCAGGCCTGGGCCGCCTCCTGACGACCCTCCCCCGCCCCATGGCCCTCGGCTCCGTCGAACTCTCCGACGGCACCCGAGCCCCGGGCTTCCTCTGCGAACCGACGGCCCTCCGGGACGCCCCGGACATCACCGAACACGGCGGCTGGAGGCGCTACCTGGCCCGCTGA
- a CDS encoding 5-oxoprolinase/urea amidolyase family protein, with translation MTFDTLLVANRGEIAVRIIRTARELGLRTVAVYSDADRSAAHVRLADEAIRLGPAPPKESYLDADLVLKAAKDTGAGAVHPGYGFLSEDAEFARRCVEADIVFVGPTPDQLELFGAKHTARAAAEAAGVPLLPGTDLLDSLDEALVQASAIGYPVMLKATGGGGGIGMSACRSADELTEAWERVRRVAAASFGPGSSSGVYLERLVERARHVEVQVFGDGDGLVVTFGDRDCTLQRRNQKVVEEAPAPGLPDHVRARLAAAARDLCASVEYRSAGTVEFVYDAACEEAYFLEVNTRLQVEHPVTEEIYGVDLVAWMLRLARGEVSVVRAPGQPRGHAVEARVYAEDPCREHRPSAGLLTRVEFPPGVRVDGWAETGTEVTASYDPLLAKVVAHGSDRAQALRRLDEALAGTRVDGIETNLGQLRAALTDGDFQRAGHSTATLAAVTDPTPRIEVVSGGTLTTVQDWPGRTGHWQVGVPPSGPMDDLSFRLGNRALGNPDGAPGLECTLQGPSLRFTHATTVCVTGAPAPVTVDGSPIARWEPVTVPAGAVLAVGAPTGHGLRTYVLFAGGGLDVPPFLGSAATFTLGRFGGHGGRALRTGDVLHGGEATRHAGPVPPEARPSFPASWQVDVLEGPHAAPEFFTEEDIHEFYAADWKVHFNSARTGVRLVGPKPRWARADGGEAGLHPSNIHDTPYSVGAVDYTGDMPVLLGPDGPSLGGFVCPATVVSTERWKLGQLRPGDTVRFRPVADDASPRPAIVDGGVLARDGDVTYRRSGDDNLLVEFGPMRLDLALRMRVHALMEAVAEAGLDGVTDLTPGIRSLQIRTDPGRLPQSELLTAVRRIAAALPPTDELVVPSRTIHLPLSWDDPATREAIARYMAGVRDDAPWCPWNIEFIRRVNGLDTVADVYDTVFAAEYLVLGLGDVYLGAPVATPLDPRHRLVTTKYNPARTWTAENSVGIGGAYLCVYGMEGPGGYQFVGRTTQVWSPWQQRGAFEPGSPWLLRFFDRVKWYPVDADELLDLRADIVSGRFVPRVEQGTFSLAEYEAFLSENAESVAEFRRRQQTAFAAERAAWEAAGEFDRGETGTAEPLPPAEIHVPEGGHLIEAEYAASVWQVNIRPGDRVTTGQPLLSLEAMKMESHVPSPANGVIDQILTTPGAQVTAGTALIILTPDRT, from the coding sequence ATGACCTTCGACACCCTGCTGGTCGCCAACCGGGGCGAGATCGCCGTCCGGATCATCCGCACCGCCCGCGAACTGGGCCTGCGCACGGTCGCGGTGTACTCCGACGCCGACCGCTCCGCCGCCCACGTCCGGCTCGCCGACGAGGCGATACGGCTCGGCCCGGCGCCCCCGAAGGAGTCGTACCTCGACGCGGACCTGGTCCTGAAGGCCGCGAAGGACACCGGCGCGGGCGCCGTCCACCCCGGGTACGGGTTCCTCTCCGAGGACGCCGAGTTCGCCCGCCGCTGCGTGGAGGCGGACATCGTGTTCGTCGGCCCCACCCCCGATCAACTGGAGCTGTTCGGCGCCAAACACACCGCGCGGGCCGCGGCCGAGGCGGCGGGCGTGCCCCTCCTGCCCGGCACCGACCTGCTCGACTCGCTCGACGAGGCCCTCGTCCAGGCCTCGGCCATCGGCTACCCGGTGATGCTCAAGGCCACCGGCGGAGGCGGCGGTATCGGTATGTCGGCATGTCGATCCGCCGACGAACTCACCGAGGCCTGGGAGCGGGTGCGGCGCGTCGCCGCCGCCTCCTTCGGCCCGGGGTCCTCGTCAGGTGTCTACCTCGAACGCCTCGTCGAGCGGGCCCGCCACGTCGAGGTGCAGGTCTTCGGCGACGGCGACGGCCTCGTCGTCACCTTCGGCGACCGTGACTGCACCCTCCAGCGCCGCAACCAGAAGGTCGTCGAGGAGGCCCCCGCTCCCGGCCTGCCCGACCACGTACGCGCACGGCTGGCCGCCGCCGCCCGCGACCTGTGCGCGAGCGTCGAGTACCGCTCCGCCGGCACGGTCGAGTTCGTGTACGACGCCGCCTGCGAGGAGGCGTACTTCCTGGAGGTCAACACCCGCCTCCAGGTGGAACATCCGGTCACCGAGGAGATCTACGGCGTCGACCTCGTCGCCTGGATGCTGCGCCTGGCCCGCGGCGAGGTCTCCGTCGTCCGGGCCCCGGGGCAGCCGCGCGGCCACGCCGTCGAGGCCCGGGTCTACGCCGAGGACCCCTGTCGTGAACACCGGCCGAGCGCGGGCCTGTTGACGCGGGTCGAGTTCCCGCCGGGTGTCCGCGTCGACGGCTGGGCGGAGACGGGTACGGAGGTCACGGCGTCGTACGACCCGCTGCTCGCGAAAGTCGTCGCGCACGGCTCCGACCGCGCCCAGGCCCTGCGCCGGCTCGACGAGGCGCTGGCCGGGACCCGGGTCGACGGCATCGAGACGAACCTGGGCCAGCTCCGGGCGGCCCTCACCGACGGGGACTTCCAGCGGGCCGGCCACTCCACGGCGACCCTCGCCGCCGTCACCGATCCGACACCCCGGATCGAGGTCGTCTCCGGCGGCACCCTCACCACGGTGCAGGACTGGCCCGGCCGCACCGGGCACTGGCAGGTCGGCGTCCCGCCCAGCGGCCCCATGGACGACCTGTCCTTCCGCCTCGGCAACCGGGCGCTGGGCAACCCCGACGGCGCCCCCGGCCTCGAATGCACCCTCCAGGGCCCGTCGTTGCGCTTCACGCACGCCACCACGGTCTGCGTGACGGGCGCCCCGGCCCCGGTGACCGTGGACGGCTCACCGATCGCGCGGTGGGAACCGGTGACGGTACCCGCCGGAGCCGTACTGGCCGTCGGCGCCCCCACCGGACACGGACTGCGCACCTACGTCCTCTTCGCGGGCGGCGGCCTCGACGTCCCTCCGTTCCTCGGCAGCGCGGCCACGTTCACCCTGGGCCGCTTCGGCGGCCACGGCGGCCGGGCCCTGCGCACGGGCGACGTCCTGCACGGCGGCGAAGCCACGCGGCACGCGGGACCCGTCCCACCGGAAGCGCGCCCCTCCTTCCCCGCCTCCTGGCAGGTGGACGTCCTCGAAGGCCCGCACGCAGCGCCGGAGTTCTTCACCGAGGAGGACATCCACGAGTTCTACGCGGCCGACTGGAAGGTCCACTTCAACTCGGCCCGCACCGGCGTACGCCTCGTCGGGCCCAAACCCCGCTGGGCCCGCGCCGACGGCGGCGAGGCGGGCCTGCACCCCTCCAACATCCACGACACCCCGTACTCGGTCGGCGCCGTCGACTACACCGGGGACATGCCGGTCCTCCTGGGCCCCGACGGCCCCTCCCTCGGCGGCTTCGTCTGCCCGGCCACGGTCGTCTCCACCGAGCGCTGGAAGCTGGGCCAACTGCGTCCCGGGGACACCGTCCGCTTCCGCCCGGTCGCGGACGACGCCTCGCCCCGCCCCGCGATCGTCGACGGCGGCGTCCTGGCCCGCGACGGCGACGTGACGTACCGCCGCAGCGGCGACGACAACCTCCTGGTCGAGTTCGGGCCCATGCGGCTCGACCTGGCCCTGCGGATGCGGGTCCACGCCCTGATGGAGGCCGTCGCCGAGGCGGGCCTCGACGGCGTCACCGACCTCACCCCCGGCATCCGCTCCCTGCAGATCCGCACGGACCCGGGACGGCTCCCCCAGTCCGAACTCCTCACAGCGGTACGCCGGATCGCGGCGGCCCTCCCCCCGACGGACGAGCTGGTCGTCCCCTCCCGCACCATCCACCTGCCCCTCTCCTGGGACGACCCCGCGACCCGTGAGGCCATCGCCCGCTACATGGCGGGCGTCCGCGACGACGCGCCCTGGTGCCCCTGGAACATCGAGTTCATCCGCCGCGTCAACGGCCTGGACACGGTGGCCGACGTCTACGACACGGTATTCGCCGCCGAGTACCTGGTCCTGGGCCTGGGCGACGTCTATCTGGGCGCTCCCGTGGCGACCCCGCTGGACCCCCGTCATCGCCTGGTGACCACGAAGTACAACCCGGCCCGCACCTGGACGGCGGAGAACTCGGTCGGCATCGGGGGCGCCTACCTCTGCGTCTACGGCATGGAAGGGCCCGGCGGTTACCAGTTCGTCGGCCGCACCACCCAGGTGTGGTCGCCCTGGCAGCAGCGCGGCGCCTTCGAGCCCGGCTCCCCCTGGCTGCTCCGCTTCTTCGACCGCGTCAAGTGGTATCCCGTGGACGCCGACGAACTACTGGACCTGCGCGCGGACATCGTCTCGGGCCGCTTCGTCCCGCGCGTCGAGCAGGGCACGTTCTCCCTGGCCGAGTACGAGGCCTTCCTGTCCGAGAACGCCGAATCCGTGGCCGAGTTCAGGAGGCGGCAGCAGACGGCGTTCGCGGCGGAGAGAGCGGCCTGGGAGGCCGCAGGCGAGTTCGACAGGGGGGAGACGGGGACAGCCGAACCGCTACCGCCCGCCGAGATCCACGTCCCCGAGGGCGGCCACCTGATCGAGGCCGAGTACGCCGCCTCCGTCTGGCAGGTGAACATACGACCGGGAGACCGGGTGACCACCGGCCAGCCCCTCCTGTCCCTGGAGGCGATGAAGATGGAGTCCCACGTCCCGTCCCCCGCGAACGGCGTCATCGACCAGATCCTGACCACCCCGGGCGCCCAGGTGACCGCGGGCACCGCCTTGATCATCCTGACTCCGGACCGCACCTAG
- a CDS encoding urea amidolyase associated protein UAAP2, which translates to MSTRTVVPARAAWSSMIRAGESLTLTDLHGNQAVDFLVYDAHDTAVRYSAPDTIHAQGGIFLTTGSVLMSNEHTPLMTVTADDVGRHDTVGGACSKESNTLRYGHHTWSQHACVDNFLAEGARHGLGKRDLVSNINWYMNVPVEKDGTLGIVDGISAPGLALTLRAERDVLVLVSNCPQINNPCNGFDPTAVEMTITGKNT; encoded by the coding sequence ATGAGCACGAGGACCGTGGTCCCGGCCCGCGCCGCCTGGTCGTCGATGATCCGCGCCGGCGAGAGCCTCACCCTCACCGATCTGCACGGCAACCAGGCCGTCGACTTCCTGGTGTACGACGCCCACGACACGGCCGTCCGCTACAGCGCGCCCGACACGATCCACGCGCAGGGCGGCATCTTCCTCACCACCGGCAGTGTGCTGATGTCGAACGAACACACCCCGCTGATGACCGTGACCGCCGACGACGTGGGCCGGCACGACACTGTCGGCGGCGCCTGCTCCAAGGAGTCGAACACCCTGCGGTACGGGCACCACACCTGGTCGCAGCACGCCTGCGTGGACAACTTCCTCGCGGAGGGCGCCAGGCACGGCCTCGGCAAACGCGACCTGGTGTCGAACATCAACTGGTACATGAACGTACCGGTCGAGAAGGACGGCACCCTCGGCATCGTCGACGGGATCTCCGCGCCCGGTCTCGCCCTCACCCTGCGCGCGGAGCGCGACGTGCTGGTCCTGGTCTCCAACTGCCCCCAGATCAACAACCCCTGCAACGGCTTCGACCCGACGGCCGTGGAGATGACGATCACCGGGAAGAACACATGA
- a CDS encoding urea amidolyase associated protein UAAP1, with amino-acid sequence MATSTTYGARDHARAQEGARAEAMPVVPASDWPDPPPEAARLVWAETVAGGNYTHRVLARGTEIRLTDLRGDACAHLLLHHADRPWERLNVADTVKVQWNAYLGEGVLLLSDQGRVLASVVADTSGRHDALCGTSTLVRNTERYGDGTPHSSSPAGRELFKLAAAKNGLEPRDLPPSLSFFQGVRVREDGTLDFTGSAGPGAAVTLRTEQDVTVLIANVPHPADPRPEYVSTPLEVVAWRARPTGPGDPLWDASPEGRRAFLNTAEFLAARGTA; translated from the coding sequence ATGGCGACATCGACGACGTACGGAGCACGTGATCATGCCCGCGCACAGGAGGGCGCCCGGGCCGAGGCCATGCCCGTCGTGCCCGCGAGCGACTGGCCCGACCCTCCCCCCGAGGCCGCCCGGCTGGTCTGGGCCGAGACGGTGGCGGGCGGCAACTACACACACCGGGTGCTCGCCCGCGGCACCGAGATCCGGCTGACCGACCTGCGCGGCGACGCGTGCGCGCATCTGCTGCTGCACCACGCCGACCGCCCCTGGGAGCGGCTGAACGTGGCCGACACCGTCAAGGTCCAGTGGAACGCCTACCTGGGCGAGGGCGTCCTGCTGCTCTCCGACCAGGGCCGCGTCCTGGCCTCGGTGGTGGCCGACACCTCCGGCCGCCACGACGCCCTGTGCGGCACCTCCACCCTGGTGCGCAACACCGAGCGGTACGGGGACGGCACCCCGCACTCCTCGTCCCCCGCCGGACGTGAACTGTTCAAGCTCGCCGCCGCCAAGAACGGTCTGGAACCCCGGGACCTCCCGCCCTCCCTCTCCTTCTTCCAGGGCGTACGGGTACGCGAGGACGGCACCCTCGACTTCACCGGCTCGGCCGGCCCCGGCGCCGCCGTGACCCTGCGCACCGAGCAGGACGTGACCGTGCTGATCGCCAATGTGCCGCACCCGGCCGACCCGCGCCCCGAGTACGTCAGCACCCCGCTGGAGGTGGTCGCCTGGCGTGCCCGGCCGACCGGGCCCGGCGACCCCCTGTGGGACGCCTCGCCCGAGGGCCGCCGCGCCTTCCTGAACACCGCCGAATTCCTCGCCGCGAGGGGGACCGCATGA
- a CDS encoding TetR/AcrR family transcriptional regulator gives MGSAGGGGGRRVGRPRAEGRPESGLSPRDELLDAAAELFTTRGYAATTTRAVAERAGMRQASMYHYVSGKEELLAELLESTVTPSLLCARDLLARDAAPAEERLWELCRADVALLCGGPHNLGGLYLLPEVRAERFAGFHAVRSELKDAYRQLIAATAVGGTLAKSELELRTDLVFGLIEGVILVHRSEPDRPVSVFAEATADAALRIAGV, from the coding sequence ATGGGAAGCGCGGGTGGCGGCGGTGGGCGGCGGGTCGGCAGACCGCGCGCCGAGGGCCGGCCGGAGAGCGGGCTGTCGCCCCGGGACGAACTGCTGGACGCCGCCGCCGAGTTGTTCACGACGCGGGGATACGCCGCCACCACCACCCGGGCCGTAGCCGAGCGCGCCGGCATGCGGCAGGCGTCCATGTACCACTACGTGTCCGGCAAGGAGGAGCTGCTCGCCGAGCTGCTGGAGTCCACGGTCACGCCGTCGTTGCTCTGTGCCCGTGACCTTCTCGCCCGGGACGCCGCCCCCGCCGAGGAGCGGCTGTGGGAGCTGTGCCGCGCCGACGTCGCCCTGCTCTGCGGCGGGCCGCACAATCTCGGCGGCCTGTACCTCCTCCCGGAGGTCCGCGCCGAACGCTTCGCGGGCTTCCATGCCGTGCGGTCCGAACTCAAGGACGCCTACCGGCAGTTGATCGCGGCGACGGCCGTGGGTGGGACGCTCGCCAAGAGTGAGCTGGAACTGCGGACCGATCTCGTCTTCGGGCTGATCGAGGGAGTCATCCTCGTCCACCGCTCCGAGCCCGACCGCCCCGTCTCCGTCTTCGCCGAGGCGACGGCGGACGCGGCGCTGCGTATCGCCGGGGTCTGA